Proteins encoded by one window of Kribbella italica:
- a CDS encoding dihydrolipoamide acetyltransferase family protein encodes MGIQQFRLPDVGEGLVEAEIVSWKVKPGDTVKLNDTVVEIETAKSLVELPVPFAGTVAELLVPEGETVPVGTPIIAVETADATPGDLTPPVASGTPKEDLVPDIENGGTGRTAVLVGYGPRTTEAKRRPRKGGAPAAAPAALAPSAVPAPAGAVAPQAVPAPAPVVPAPAPVPAPAPTPAAAAVAAGNVHVLAKPPVRKLAKDLGIDLGTVTATGVGGIITRSDVENHTTTPPAAAAPAPQYVVQPGAGDVRIPVKGVQKVMAQAMVASAFTAPHVTEWITVDVSATMDLVERLKKDKAFKDLRVSPLLIVAKAVTLAARRTPIINAAWDEPNQEIVLKGSVNLGIAAATPRGLIVPNIKGAESLTLPELCGALNNLVATARDGKTSPADQAGGSFTITNVGVFGVDAGTPIINPGEAAILAFGAVRKQPWVVDDEIVPRWITTLALSFDHRLIDGEKGSIFLADVASILEDPARALMF; translated from the coding sequence ATGGGCATCCAGCAGTTCCGCCTCCCCGACGTCGGCGAGGGTCTGGTCGAGGCCGAGATCGTCAGCTGGAAGGTCAAGCCCGGCGACACGGTCAAGCTCAACGACACCGTCGTCGAGATCGAGACCGCCAAGTCCCTGGTCGAGCTGCCGGTGCCGTTCGCCGGCACGGTCGCCGAGCTCCTGGTCCCCGAGGGCGAGACCGTTCCGGTCGGTACGCCGATCATCGCCGTCGAGACCGCCGACGCCACGCCTGGTGACCTGACGCCACCGGTGGCCTCCGGTACGCCGAAGGAAGACCTGGTCCCGGACATCGAGAACGGCGGCACGGGCCGTACGGCGGTGCTGGTCGGTTACGGCCCCCGGACGACCGAAGCCAAACGCCGTCCCCGCAAGGGCGGAGCCCCCGCGGCCGCGCCCGCCGCCCTCGCGCCGTCGGCGGTCCCCGCCCCGGCAGGGGCCGTCGCGCCGCAGGCGGTCCCCGCCCCGGCACCGGTCGTCCCCGCCCCGGCTCCAGTACCGGCCCCCGCTCCGACTCCGGCCGCCGCAGCAGTTGCTGCTGGCAACGTTCATGTCCTGGCCAAGCCCCCGGTCCGCAAGCTGGCCAAGGACCTGGGCATCGACCTCGGCACGGTCACCGCCACGGGTGTAGGCGGGATCATCACCCGCTCCGACGTGGAGAACCACACCACCACACCACCTGCTGCTGCAGCACCTGCTCCGCAGTACGTCGTACAGCCTGGTGCTGGTGACGTGCGGATTCCCGTGAAGGGCGTCCAGAAGGTGATGGCGCAGGCGATGGTGGCCAGTGCGTTCACGGCGCCGCACGTGACCGAGTGGATCACTGTCGACGTCAGCGCGACCATGGACCTGGTCGAGCGGCTGAAGAAGGACAAGGCGTTCAAGGACCTGCGGGTCTCGCCGTTGCTGATCGTCGCGAAGGCGGTCACCCTCGCGGCCCGCCGGACGCCGATCATCAACGCGGCGTGGGACGAGCCGAACCAGGAGATCGTGCTCAAGGGCTCGGTCAACCTCGGCATCGCCGCGGCCACGCCGCGCGGCCTGATCGTGCCGAACATCAAGGGTGCCGAGTCGCTCACCCTGCCCGAGCTGTGCGGCGCCCTGAACAACCTGGTCGCCACCGCCCGCGACGGCAAGACCTCCCCGGCCGACCAGGCCGGCGGGTCGTTCACGATCACCAACGTCGGCGTCTTCGGCGTCGACGCCGGGACGCCGATCATCAACCCGGGCGAGGCCGCGATCCTCGCCTTCGGCGCGGTCCGCAAGCAGCCGTGGGTGGTGGACGACGAGATCGTCCCGCGCTGGATCACCACGCTGGCGCTGTCGTTCGACCACCGCCTGATCGACGGCGAGAAGGGCTCGATCTTTCTCGCCGACGTCGCGAGCATCCTCGAGGACCCCGCTCGCGCGCTGATGTTCTAG
- a CDS encoding ATP-binding cassette domain-containing protein — MSTPNQPAIVAEGLVKKYGSTIALDGVDLTVPTGSVLGVLGPNGAGKTTAVRILGTLLQPDAGYAKVGGFDVVKEAGRVREIIGLTGQYASVDEDMSGRRNLVMIGRLIGLTRPQAKSRADELLERFELTDAGDRIAKTYSGGMRRRLDLAASLVGNPSILYLDEPTTGLDPHARNGVWDTVRNLVLDGTTVLLTTQYLEEADALADSIMVFDKGRVVAAGRPAELKAQAGKQSLDVRPAEPGHLERVAAIVAESTGTRPTVDVVNALVSVPVSDGSSMPVVVRRLDEAGIAVTELSLRLPSLDEVFLALTGHAAEAESTAVLEGAGR; from the coding sequence ATGTCCACACCGAACCAGCCCGCCATCGTGGCGGAAGGCCTGGTCAAGAAATATGGCAGCACGATCGCGCTCGACGGCGTCGACCTGACCGTGCCGACCGGCAGCGTGCTCGGCGTCCTGGGACCGAACGGCGCGGGCAAGACCACCGCCGTCCGGATCCTCGGCACGCTGCTCCAGCCGGACGCCGGGTACGCGAAGGTCGGCGGGTTCGACGTGGTCAAGGAGGCCGGCCGGGTCCGCGAGATCATCGGCCTGACCGGGCAGTACGCCTCGGTCGACGAGGACATGTCCGGCCGCCGCAACCTGGTCATGATCGGCCGCCTGATCGGGCTGACCCGCCCGCAGGCCAAGAGCCGCGCCGACGAGCTGCTTGAGCGCTTCGAGCTGACCGACGCCGGTGACCGGATCGCCAAGACCTACTCCGGCGGCATGCGCCGCCGGCTCGACCTGGCCGCGAGCCTGGTCGGCAACCCGAGCATCCTGTACCTGGACGAGCCGACCACCGGACTCGACCCGCACGCCCGCAACGGCGTCTGGGACACCGTCCGCAACCTGGTCCTCGACGGTACGACGGTGCTGCTCACCACGCAGTACCTGGAGGAGGCCGACGCCCTGGCCGACTCGATCATGGTCTTCGACAAGGGCCGCGTCGTCGCCGCCGGTCGCCCGGCGGAGCTCAAGGCGCAGGCCGGCAAGCAGTCGCTCGACGTCCGCCCGGCCGAGCCCGGCCACCTCGAGCGGGTCGCCGCGATCGTCGCGGAGTCGACCGGCACCCGGCCGACCGTCGACGTCGTCAACGCCCTGGTCAGCGTGCCGGTGAGCGACGGGTCGTCGATGCCGGTCGTCGTACGGCGGCTGGACGAGGCCGGAATCGCCGTCACCGAGCTGTCCCTGCGGCTGCCCAGCCTGGACGAGGTCTTCCTCGCCCTGACCGGCCACGCCGCCGAAGCAGAGTCCACCGCAGTCCTGGAAGGAGCGGGCCGATGA
- a CDS encoding phytase — MRYVAALTAGVLLAAAATGSAGAAGWGEGEGRAAPATGFAGAAGSAAASRAPALAQVRAVAETAPNWDDAAGGDANADDPAIWVSPTRPEKSVVLGALKNGGLTAVDLTGKELQHIATPPAPEEGQEPGRFNNVDLVQNAVLGGRLRDLAVVTDRGRDQLRIYSVDRRGADAKDKVLTDLTSAKAPLVFSKDTDEVQEQRTAYGVAVLADPLGPLVAVTRRSEARIGLFRLVADGAKVTYKPVTRWDFPTSFKLRDGSTWAPCEEPGDRPQFEGMVFDRTTRTLYAAQEHVGIWRVPLRGKPELLEKVREFGQPAAYDEETEECAPTGPARPDAGKYLSADAEGLTIAYKNGRKTLYASSQGDSTFAVYRLDARGLTYRAGFEVVDGHATDGVQHSDGAAVTTQPLGARFPHGLLAVHDGENTPGDGDREGTNFKLVRLEQLP, encoded by the coding sequence ATGCGCTACGTCGCTGCACTGACCGCAGGCGTGCTGCTTGCTGCCGCCGCCACCGGCTCCGCCGGGGCGGCTGGGTGGGGAGAGGGGGAGGGGCGCGCCGCCCCCGCCACCGGCTTCGCCGGGGCGGCCGGATCCGCTGCCGCGAGCAGGGCGCCCGCGCTTGCCCAGGTCCGGGCTGTGGCCGAGACCGCGCCGAACTGGGACGACGCGGCGGGTGGTGACGCCAACGCCGACGACCCGGCGATCTGGGTCAGTCCGACCAGGCCCGAGAAGTCCGTCGTGCTCGGGGCGCTCAAGAACGGTGGACTGACTGCCGTCGACCTCACCGGCAAGGAGCTGCAGCACATCGCCACCCCGCCGGCGCCCGAAGAGGGCCAGGAGCCCGGCCGGTTCAACAACGTCGACCTGGTGCAGAACGCCGTACTCGGCGGCCGCCTGAGGGATCTCGCCGTCGTCACCGACCGCGGCCGGGACCAGCTGCGGATCTACTCGGTCGACCGTCGCGGCGCCGACGCCAAGGACAAGGTGCTCACCGACCTCACCAGCGCGAAGGCCCCGCTCGTCTTCAGCAAGGACACCGACGAGGTGCAGGAACAGCGCACGGCGTACGGCGTCGCGGTGCTCGCGGACCCGCTCGGCCCGCTGGTCGCCGTCACCCGGCGCAGCGAGGCCCGGATCGGGCTGTTCCGCCTGGTCGCGGACGGCGCGAAGGTCACCTACAAGCCGGTGACGCGGTGGGACTTCCCGACGAGCTTCAAGCTCCGCGACGGCAGCACCTGGGCGCCCTGCGAGGAGCCGGGCGACCGTCCGCAGTTCGAGGGCATGGTCTTCGACCGGACCACCCGCACCCTGTACGCCGCTCAGGAGCACGTCGGCATCTGGCGGGTCCCGCTGCGTGGCAAGCCGGAGCTGCTGGAGAAGGTTCGCGAGTTCGGCCAGCCGGCGGCGTACGACGAAGAGACCGAGGAGTGCGCCCCGACCGGCCCGGCCCGGCCGGACGCCGGCAAGTACCTCAGCGCGGACGCCGAGGGCCTGACCATCGCGTACAAGAACGGCCGCAAGACCCTCTACGCCTCGAGCCAGGGTGACTCGACCTTCGCGGTCTACCGGCTTGACGCCCGCGGCCTCACCTACCGGGCCGGCTTCGAGGTCGTCGACGGCCACGCGACCGACGGCGTTCAGCACAGCGACGGCGCGGCCGTGACGACCCAGCCGCTCGGCGCCCGGTTCCCGCACGGCCTGCTCGCGGTCCACGACGGCGAGAACACGCCCGGCGACGGCGACCGGGAGGGGACCAATTTCAAACTGGTCCGGCTGGAGCAGTTGCCCTGA
- the pdhA gene encoding pyruvate dehydrogenase (acetyl-transferring) E1 component subunit alpha: protein MSESVPGLAPEVFAPVEAPVSPPQASEEVEFVQLLTPEGERVEHPDYSFDLDDEAIKGFYRDMTLVRRIDTEATALQRQGELGLWASLLGQEAAQIGSGRALNRKDMVFPTYREHGVAFCQGVNPLNLLGLFRGVDQGAWDPRDNNFHLYTIVIGAQTLHATGYAMGQQRDHAVGDPENGEATIAYFGDGASSQGDVNEAFIYASVFNAPVVFFCQNNQWAISEPIDRQTRIPLYQRAAGFGFPGVRVDGNDVLATYAVTQQALKRAREGSGPTLVEAYTYRMGAHTTSDDPTKYRLSEDLEYWKLKDPIERVKAYLARQAGVEHDFFDQVEAEADQVAAELRQGCLAMPDPELTDFFKYAYVDMPDELAEQRDQYAAYAASFNAEGEG, encoded by the coding sequence GTGAGTGAGTCGGTGCCGGGCCTTGCCCCGGAAGTGTTCGCGCCCGTCGAGGCGCCGGTCAGTCCCCCGCAGGCCTCCGAGGAGGTCGAGTTCGTCCAGCTGCTGACGCCCGAAGGTGAGCGCGTCGAGCACCCGGACTACTCGTTCGACCTCGACGACGAGGCGATCAAGGGCTTCTACCGGGACATGACGCTGGTCCGCCGGATCGACACCGAGGCGACCGCGCTGCAGCGCCAGGGCGAGCTGGGCCTGTGGGCCTCGCTGCTCGGCCAGGAGGCCGCCCAGATCGGCTCCGGGCGCGCGCTCAACCGCAAGGACATGGTCTTCCCGACCTACCGCGAGCACGGCGTCGCGTTCTGCCAGGGCGTCAACCCGCTGAACCTGCTCGGCCTGTTCCGCGGCGTCGACCAGGGCGCCTGGGACCCCCGGGACAACAACTTCCACCTCTACACGATCGTGATCGGCGCCCAGACGCTGCACGCGACCGGGTACGCGATGGGTCAGCAGCGCGACCACGCGGTCGGCGACCCGGAGAACGGTGAGGCGACGATCGCGTACTTCGGCGACGGCGCCAGCAGCCAGGGCGACGTGAACGAAGCCTTCATCTACGCCTCGGTGTTCAACGCCCCCGTGGTCTTCTTCTGCCAGAACAACCAGTGGGCGATCTCCGAGCCGATCGACCGGCAGACCCGGATCCCGCTCTACCAGCGCGCGGCCGGCTTCGGTTTCCCCGGCGTCCGCGTCGACGGCAACGACGTCCTCGCGACGTACGCCGTCACCCAGCAGGCGCTGAAGCGGGCCCGCGAAGGCAGCGGCCCGACCCTGGTCGAGGCCTACACGTACCGGATGGGCGCGCACACCACGTCCGACGACCCGACGAAGTACCGGCTGTCGGAGGACCTGGAGTACTGGAAGCTCAAGGACCCGATCGAGCGCGTCAAGGCGTACCTGGCCCGCCAGGCCGGTGTCGAGCACGACTTCTTCGACCAGGTCGAGGCCGAGGCCGACCAGGTCGCCGCCGAGCTGCGTCAGGGCTGCCTGGCGATGCCGGACCCGGAGCTGACCGACTTCTTCAAGTACGCGTACGTCGACATGCCGGACGAGCTGGCCGAGCAGCGTGACCAGTACGCCGCGTACGCCGCTTCCTTCAACGCAGAGGGCGAGGGCTGA
- a CDS encoding S8 family serine peptidase produces MFRSSRTRRLSAGLAVAALAFTTAGAATAAQAAPFAPSTSTAAAAEPGVLMNYVVNTRATKLHVKKVEQAVKAAGGTVVSSYDQLGVVIAQSTNPDFRTDVRQGRNGREVQSVGATRTAAVSEGPVGTAKKAAAKGLNAGEGTVVPDPDENKQWDMVQIKADQAHKITDGSKRVLVGVTDSGVDDTHPDLKPNFDAKNSVNCTGNGVPDRTVGGWRPTTSSHGTHVAGTIAAARNGVGIVGVAPGVRIASVKVVNDDGYIYPEYAICGFVWAAEHHMDVTNHSYFIDPWQFWCDDDGDQGAVQEAVRRAMNYQTKKGVLSVAAAGNSNYDLSNKTTDTSSPNDSTAVTRDINNDCLDIPTELPGVITVASTTQARTKSDFSNFGLRSIDVAAPGSNILSTVPDGKYAVFSGTSMASPHVAGVAALMKSAHPWWGPRDLEKALQRQADDTACPTTPDARCTGTTAKNAFYGEGIADALDAVKRFW; encoded by the coding sequence GTGTTCCGAAGCTCACGTACCCGCCGGCTGAGCGCCGGTCTGGCGGTGGCGGCCTTGGCCTTCACCACCGCCGGTGCCGCGACCGCCGCCCAGGCGGCCCCGTTCGCACCCTCGACCAGCACCGCCGCCGCGGCCGAGCCCGGCGTCCTGATGAACTACGTGGTCAACACCCGCGCCACGAAGCTGCACGTCAAGAAGGTCGAGCAGGCCGTCAAGGCCGCCGGCGGGACCGTCGTCTCGTCGTACGACCAGCTCGGCGTGGTGATCGCGCAGTCGACCAACCCGGACTTCCGGACCGACGTCCGCCAGGGCCGCAACGGCCGTGAGGTGCAGTCGGTCGGCGCCACCCGGACCGCGGCCGTGTCCGAGGGCCCGGTCGGTACGGCGAAGAAGGCCGCCGCCAAGGGACTGAACGCCGGCGAAGGCACCGTCGTACCGGACCCGGACGAGAACAAGCAGTGGGACATGGTCCAGATCAAGGCGGACCAGGCGCACAAGATCACCGACGGCTCCAAGCGCGTCCTGGTCGGCGTCACCGACAGCGGTGTCGACGACACCCACCCGGACCTGAAGCCGAACTTCGACGCGAAGAACTCGGTCAACTGCACCGGCAACGGCGTCCCGGACCGGACGGTGGGCGGCTGGCGGCCGACCACCAGCTCGCACGGTACCCACGTGGCCGGCACGATCGCGGCCGCGCGCAACGGCGTCGGCATCGTCGGCGTCGCGCCGGGCGTCAGGATCGCCTCGGTGAAGGTGGTCAACGACGACGGCTACATCTACCCCGAGTACGCGATCTGCGGCTTCGTCTGGGCCGCCGAGCACCACATGGACGTCACCAACCACAGCTACTTCATCGACCCGTGGCAGTTCTGGTGCGACGACGACGGTGACCAGGGCGCGGTCCAGGAAGCCGTCCGGCGGGCCATGAACTACCAGACCAAGAAGGGCGTCCTGTCGGTCGCCGCGGCGGGCAACTCGAACTACGACCTGTCGAACAAGACGACCGACACCTCGAGCCCGAACGACAGCACCGCGGTGACCCGGGACATCAACAACGACTGCCTGGACATCCCGACCGAGCTGCCCGGCGTGATCACCGTCGCCAGCACCACGCAGGCGAGGACGAAGAGCGACTTCTCCAACTTCGGCCTGCGCTCGATCGACGTCGCCGCGCCGGGCAGCAACATCCTGTCGACGGTGCCCGACGGCAAGTACGCCGTGTTCAGCGGTACGTCGATGGCGTCCCCGCACGTGGCCGGCGTCGCCGCGCTGATGAAGTCGGCGCACCCGTGGTGGGGCCCGCGCGACCTGGAGAAGGCCCTGCAGCGCCAGGCCGACGACACCGCCTGCCCGACCACGCCGGACGCGCGCTGCACCGGTACGACGGCGAAGAACGCCTTCTACGGCGAGGGCATCGCGGACGCCCTGGACGCGGTCAAGCGCTTCTGGTGA
- a CDS encoding alpha-ketoacid dehydrogenase subunit beta, whose product MTKISLGKGINAGLRASMDNDPKVIILGEDIGKLGGVFRVTEGLQKDFGEDRVIDTPLAESGIIGTAVGLALRGYRPVCEIQFDGFVFPAYDQIINQVAKMHYRSMGKLRMPIVIRIPFGGGIGAVEHHSESPETLFAHIAGLKVVACGDPVDAYWMIQQAISSDDPVIFLEPKRRYHEKAELDESVPPAYPLHKAKVVREGTDATLFCYGPMVKTCLQAAEAALEDGRDLEVVDLRTISPLDLRTIFDSVKKTRRAVVVHEAPFSLGPGAEVAARITEECFYHLEAPVLRVAGYDTPYPPSRMEEEYLPDLDRVLDGVDRVMGY is encoded by the coding sequence ATGACGAAGATCAGTCTCGGCAAGGGCATCAACGCGGGCCTGCGGGCCTCGATGGACAACGACCCCAAGGTGATCATCCTGGGTGAGGACATCGGCAAGCTCGGCGGTGTCTTCCGGGTCACCGAGGGTCTGCAGAAGGACTTCGGCGAGGACCGGGTGATCGACACCCCGCTGGCCGAGTCCGGCATCATCGGGACCGCGGTCGGCCTGGCGCTGCGCGGCTACCGGCCGGTCTGCGAGATCCAGTTCGACGGGTTCGTCTTCCCGGCGTACGACCAGATCATCAACCAGGTCGCCAAGATGCACTACCGGTCGATGGGCAAGCTGCGGATGCCGATCGTGATCCGGATCCCGTTCGGTGGCGGCATCGGCGCGGTCGAGCACCACTCGGAGTCGCCGGAGACGCTGTTCGCGCACATCGCCGGTCTCAAGGTGGTCGCGTGCGGCGACCCGGTGGACGCGTACTGGATGATCCAGCAGGCGATCAGCTCCGACGACCCGGTCATCTTCCTGGAGCCCAAGCGGCGCTACCACGAGAAGGCCGAGCTCGACGAGAGCGTGCCGCCGGCGTACCCGCTGCACAAGGCGAAGGTGGTCCGCGAGGGCACCGACGCGACACTGTTCTGCTACGGCCCGATGGTGAAGACCTGCCTGCAGGCGGCCGAGGCGGCGCTCGAGGACGGGCGCGACCTGGAGGTCGTCGACCTGCGGACCATCTCGCCGCTGGACCTGCGGACGATCTTCGACTCGGTCAAGAAGACCCGGCGCGCGGTCGTCGTGCACGAGGCGCCGTTCTCGCTCGGTCCCGGCGCGGAGGTCGCGGCGCGGATCACCGAGGAGTGCTTCTACCACCTGGAGGCGCCGGTGCTCCGGGTCGCCGGGTACGACACTCCCTACCCGCCGTCGCGGATGGAAGAGGAGTACCTGCCCGACCTGGACCGGGTGCTCGACGGTGTCGACCGGGTGATGGGGTACTGA
- a CDS encoding GntR family transcriptional regulator, producing MESGVPGGRPVLGDETAEIARVVVEQAPGVEKIPAAERVYAYVKAAILDRVYPGGELLTEGELATAVGVSRTPVREALLRLEESGLVKLYPKKGALVLPVLPQEINDVLEARELLETHAAAKVWPRRKQLIEVLTAKVDEMRAHRKAGDAKSFLEADRAFHEAIVGAAGNEILAKLYNSLRDRQVRMGVPGIEVQPARMDRSIVAHTEMIEALGGNSVKRFRELVVSHIEVAAADLRGVR from the coding sequence GTGGAGAGCGGGGTGCCCGGCGGTCGGCCGGTGCTGGGGGACGAAACAGCCGAGATCGCCCGGGTGGTGGTCGAGCAGGCGCCGGGAGTGGAGAAGATCCCGGCCGCGGAGCGGGTGTACGCGTACGTGAAGGCCGCGATCCTGGATCGCGTCTACCCAGGCGGTGAGCTGCTCACCGAGGGTGAGCTGGCCACGGCGGTAGGAGTCTCCCGTACGCCGGTGCGCGAGGCCCTGCTGCGGCTGGAGGAGTCCGGCCTGGTCAAGCTGTACCCGAAGAAGGGCGCCCTGGTCCTGCCGGTGCTGCCGCAGGAGATCAACGACGTCCTGGAGGCTCGCGAGCTGCTCGAGACCCACGCGGCCGCGAAGGTCTGGCCGCGGCGCAAGCAGCTGATCGAGGTGCTGACCGCGAAGGTCGACGAGATGCGCGCGCACCGCAAGGCCGGCGACGCGAAGAGCTTCCTGGAAGCCGACCGCGCTTTCCACGAGGCGATCGTCGGTGCGGCCGGCAACGAGATCCTCGCCAAGCTCTACAACAGCCTCCGCGACCGCCAGGTCCGGATGGGCGTGCCGGGCATCGAGGTTCAGCCGGCCCGGATGGACCGGTCGATCGTCGCCCACACCGAGATGATCGAGGCGCTCGGCGGCAACAGCGTGAAGCGGTTCCGCGAGCTGGTCGTGTCCCACATCGAGGTCGCCGCGGCGGATCTGCGAGGGGTGCGGTGA
- a CDS encoding MFS transporter — MTELLFPLGGRRAWAVWAAAVFTYLVTVLHRGSMSVAGLQAAERFHISASALASFTVVQLTVYAAMQVPVGILLDRYGSKRLLITASGLLFLAQSAFSLVDSYPAALAARAVLGVGDALVFISVLRVVMSWFPALRQPVMSQATGMLGGIGAIVSTVPMAAAFHAFGWTGTFAGASVLSLITGVAVLFLIKDTPYDEPLHRAKQSLTEVRHNLRRAWCEPGTRLGLWTHFTTSFSGSTFGLLWGYPFLVRGQGLSPTTAASLLILPVLAGLFYGPLVGRYAARFPFYRSWIVLAVVSGSVLMWTVVLVWPGQAPLPVLLLLIVVQAAGGPGSMLGLDYARTFNPSTRFGAANGMVNTGGFIATLICIGMVGILLDVSSGGAPQEIGDFKFALAFQYVLWAIGTRQILKYRRKARGHLARYNPEAYQALLANRIMPLKG, encoded by the coding sequence GTGACCGAGCTCCTCTTCCCCCTGGGCGGTCGGCGAGCCTGGGCGGTGTGGGCGGCTGCCGTCTTCACCTACCTGGTGACCGTGCTGCACCGCGGCTCGATGAGCGTCGCCGGTCTGCAGGCGGCCGAGCGCTTCCACATCTCCGCGTCGGCGCTGGCCAGCTTCACCGTCGTACAGCTCACCGTGTACGCCGCGATGCAGGTCCCGGTCGGCATCCTGCTCGACCGGTACGGCTCGAAGCGGCTGCTGATCACCGCGTCCGGTCTGCTCTTCCTGGCCCAGTCGGCGTTCAGCCTGGTCGACTCCTACCCGGCCGCCCTCGCGGCCCGGGCGGTGCTCGGCGTCGGTGACGCGCTGGTCTTCATCAGCGTGCTCCGAGTGGTGATGTCCTGGTTCCCGGCGCTGCGCCAGCCCGTGATGTCGCAGGCCACCGGCATGCTCGGCGGTATCGGCGCGATCGTCTCGACGGTCCCGATGGCCGCGGCGTTCCACGCCTTCGGCTGGACCGGGACGTTCGCCGGCGCCAGCGTGCTCAGCCTGATCACGGGCGTCGCCGTACTGTTCCTGATCAAGGACACCCCGTACGACGAACCGCTGCACCGCGCCAAGCAGTCGCTCACCGAGGTCCGCCACAACCTGCGCCGCGCCTGGTGCGAGCCGGGTACGCGGCTCGGCCTGTGGACGCACTTCACCACGAGCTTCTCCGGCTCGACCTTCGGCCTGCTCTGGGGGTACCCGTTCCTCGTCCGCGGACAGGGACTCTCCCCGACCACGGCCGCGTCGTTGCTGATCCTGCCGGTGCTCGCCGGGCTGTTCTACGGCCCGCTGGTCGGCCGGTACGCCGCGCGCTTCCCGTTCTACCGGTCCTGGATCGTGCTGGCGGTGGTCAGCGGATCGGTGCTGATGTGGACGGTCGTGCTCGTCTGGCCCGGTCAGGCGCCGCTGCCGGTGCTGTTGCTGCTGATCGTCGTACAGGCTGCTGGTGGTCCGGGATCGATGCTCGGGCTCGACTACGCCCGGACGTTCAACCCGTCGACGCGCTTCGGCGCCGCCAACGGGATGGTCAACACCGGCGGCTTCATCGCGACGCTGATCTGCATCGGCATGGTCGGGATCCTGCTGGACGTGTCGTCGGGCGGTGCTCCACAGGAGATCGGCGACTTCAAGTTCGCGCTGGCGTTCCAGTACGTGCTGTGGGCGATCGGTACCCGGCAGATCCTCAAGTACCGGCGCAAGGCCCGTGGCCACCTGGCCCGGTACAACCCGGAGGCGTACCAAGCACTGCTCGCCAACCGGATCATGCCGCTGAAGGGCTGA
- a CDS encoding ABC transporter permease yields the protein MSTATLTPTTADPQHAVRRSSPFAWVQQSLTLAWRNIVRIRQNPEALADVTFQPIIFLVLFLFVFGGAVSGGTGGTWQDYLPFLLPGVLVQSVVFSTLGTGIALNEDFAKGVFDRFRSLPIARVSPLIGAVLGDTVRYLTSIAILMVTGLALGFRFENGVGNGLLALLLVLAFALSLCWVWVWLGLKLRTAQGVQGIAFLVMFPLTFGSPIFVPTDTMPGFLQAWSNINPISYLVDAMRGLMLGGEIQKPLLLTLAWMVGLVAVFAPLAIRAYRKRT from the coding sequence ATGAGCACCGCAACCCTCACCCCTACTACCGCGGACCCGCAGCACGCCGTACGGCGGAGCAGCCCGTTCGCCTGGGTCCAGCAGAGCCTGACGCTGGCCTGGCGCAACATCGTCCGGATCCGGCAGAACCCCGAGGCCCTGGCCGACGTCACGTTCCAGCCGATCATCTTCCTGGTGCTGTTCCTGTTCGTCTTCGGTGGCGCGGTCAGCGGCGGTACCGGCGGGACCTGGCAGGACTACCTGCCGTTCCTGCTGCCCGGCGTACTCGTGCAGTCGGTGGTCTTCTCGACGCTCGGCACCGGGATCGCGCTGAACGAGGACTTCGCCAAGGGCGTCTTCGACCGCTTCCGCAGCCTGCCGATCGCCCGGGTGTCACCACTGATCGGTGCGGTGCTCGGGGACACCGTCCGCTACCTGACCTCGATCGCGATCCTGATGGTCACCGGCCTCGCGCTCGGATTCCGGTTCGAGAACGGCGTCGGCAACGGCCTGCTCGCCCTGCTGCTGGTGCTGGCCTTCGCGCTGTCGCTGTGCTGGGTGTGGGTCTGGCTCGGCCTCAAGCTGCGGACGGCCCAGGGCGTCCAGGGCATCGCCTTCCTGGTGATGTTCCCGCTGACCTTCGGCAGCCCGATCTTCGTCCCGACCGACACGATGCCCGGCTTCCTGCAGGCGTGGTCGAACATCAACCCGATCAGCTACCTGGTCGACGCGATGCGCGGCCTGATGCTCGGCGGCGAGATCCAGAAGCCGCT